From a region of the Roseivirga sp. 4D4 genome:
- a CDS encoding tetratricopeptide repeat protein yields MQSYIKRRLSYIIFLFPLTTYVLKAQGNCDLMVEGSKERIACEYGRKAITFKQGSKQSQLLFDSAIAVNPDYAWAYYEKSVPFFKRGMLSEGVRLLNKAVALDPLSYLTYRAYWFSQHKSYERCRDDLEQYYAMEGAYAKNTPDGALDLKILLGIVYSELDLKQQAINQVEETISSYPSEAYLGPYDYHTLGVLYLKHEQYDQAKVALQKSLAYNEQFADTYYYLSLTEQSLGEINKAKDYILECLKRFDGKENGYSGYPLCFPVSRELAERQIEILKGLG; encoded by the coding sequence ATGCAATCATACATTAAGAGAAGACTTTCCTATATCATATTCCTATTCCCGTTGACGACTTATGTGTTGAAGGCTCAGGGGAATTGTGATCTGATGGTAGAAGGAAGCAAGGAACGTATAGCCTGCGAGTATGGTAGAAAGGCCATTACTTTTAAACAGGGTAGTAAGCAATCTCAATTGCTTTTTGATTCTGCGATTGCAGTGAACCCTGATTACGCTTGGGCATATTATGAAAAGTCGGTTCCCTTTTTTAAGCGTGGAATGCTGAGTGAGGGGGTTAGACTATTAAATAAGGCGGTAGCGCTCGATCCACTCAGTTATTTGACTTATCGGGCTTACTGGTTTTCACAGCATAAGAGCTATGAACGGTGCAGGGACGATTTGGAGCAATACTATGCGATGGAAGGGGCTTATGCAAAAAACACCCCTGATGGCGCGCTTGATTTGAAGATTCTACTCGGCATTGTTTATTCGGAATTGGACCTCAAGCAGCAGGCAATTAATCAGGTTGAAGAGACAATCAGTTCTTATCCCTCAGAGGCTTATCTGGGTCCATACGATTACCATACATTAGGAGTGCTTTACTTGAAGCATGAGCAATACGACCAAGCTAAGGTTGCGTTGCAGAAGTCGTTAGCATACAACGAGCAGTTTGCCGATACTTACTACTACCTATCCCTAACAGAGCAGAGCCTTGGTGAAATCAACAAGGCCAAGGATTATATCCTAGAGTGTTTAAAGCGATTTGATGGTAAGGAGAACGGTTATAGTGGATATCCACTGTGTTTTCCTGTTTCGAGGGAATTGGCTGAAAGACAAATCGAGATACTCAAAGGATTGGGTTGA
- a CDS encoding serine hydrolase domain-containing protein, translating to MRHLTLILCICIVAPAYAQMPPVPNLPYTTLEEAGLNRDSMDVLLDKIYNFENGDFTGLVIIKDHQLVTEWHFNTYWRKQILDIRSAGKSITSLLLGVAMKEGLVQSLDQDVYSFFPKEKYPNIHEDYKKIKISHLLDMASGLDADTDRSETPGHAVNWSGGEEWVQYILTVPLANKPGEKWVYADINAALVGAIIEETSGMSLRDFATERVFKPMGIKQFFWFTNAANQTVAAGTLYLSTLDFAKLGVLVANEGKWANKQIVDPDYIQRLIERRAFDLTDYWTLTDSYGMLWYKKSRTINGRKFDYLWASGRGGNQLILIPDENMVIALTSTAYGPRYGHSRAYSVLGHVLGAIK from the coding sequence ATGCGACACTTAACACTAATACTTTGCATTTGCATAGTTGCGCCTGCATATGCTCAGATGCCTCCAGTCCCCAACCTCCCATACACCACTTTAGAAGAAGCTGGATTGAATAGGGACTCCATGGACGTTCTCTTAGACAAGATCTATAACTTCGAGAATGGCGACTTTACCGGACTGGTGATCATCAAAGACCATCAATTGGTAACTGAGTGGCACTTCAACACCTATTGGAGAAAGCAAATTCTCGATATCCGCTCTGCAGGCAAGAGCATTACTTCCCTTCTACTGGGTGTCGCTATGAAAGAAGGCCTCGTACAAAGCCTCGACCAAGATGTGTATTCATTCTTTCCGAAAGAGAAGTACCCCAATATTCACGAAGACTATAAAAAAATTAAGATAAGCCACTTGTTAGACATGGCTTCAGGCCTAGATGCCGATACCGACAGATCAGAGACTCCCGGCCATGCGGTAAACTGGTCAGGGGGCGAGGAATGGGTTCAATATATACTCACAGTCCCTTTGGCCAATAAACCTGGAGAAAAATGGGTTTATGCGGATATAAATGCTGCGCTAGTGGGAGCCATTATAGAAGAAACCTCAGGGATGAGCCTGAGAGACTTCGCCACGGAAAGAGTATTCAAACCAATGGGCATTAAGCAGTTTTTTTGGTTCACCAATGCGGCAAACCAAACGGTAGCTGCCGGCACTCTATACCTATCCACACTAGACTTTGCGAAGCTAGGTGTGCTTGTTGCCAATGAAGGAAAATGGGCAAATAAACAGATTGTTGATCCTGATTATATCCAACGACTTATTGAAAGAAGAGCTTTCGACCTTACAGATTATTGGACGCTTACAGATTCTTATGGGATGCTCTGGTACAAAAAATCCAGAACCATCAATGGAAGGAAATTTGACTACCTCTGGGCCTCTGGCAGAGGAGGAAATCAACTCATCTTGATTCCTGATGAGAACATGGTCATCGCTTTGACTTCTACCGCCTATGGACCTCGATACGGACATTCAAGGGCGTACAGCGTGTTAGGACACGTTCTTGGCGCGATCAAATAG
- a CDS encoding PadR family transcriptional regulator: MSEQSLGEFEELVLLIVAANNKEAYGVQILKQLEERLDRKLNISGIHVALKRMENKGFVESSYGGITNERGGRRKKFYSITSLGKKVLDRQYELRTSIYQEIPKISFGQ; encoded by the coding sequence ATGTCCGAACAATCATTGGGTGAATTTGAAGAGTTGGTTTTGCTCATCGTGGCTGCCAATAACAAAGAGGCTTATGGTGTGCAAATTCTTAAACAATTGGAAGAACGACTGGATAGGAAGCTGAACATCAGCGGTATTCACGTTGCCCTCAAGAGAATGGAGAATAAGGGCTTCGTTGAGTCCAGTTATGGCGGCATCACGAATGAGCGTGGAGGACGCAGAAAAAAGTTCTATAGCATAACCTCGTTGGGTAAGAAAGTGCTAGACAGACAGTATGAGTTAAGAACGAGTATATATCAGGAGATTCCTAAAATTTCATTTGGTCAATGA